Below is a genomic region from Flavobacteriales bacterium.
GGCAATCTGCCTGCTGCGCACTTCGTAAACTTCAGCTTCCTGTGGGGTGCGGTCAGAAAGTTTCGGGTCTTCGTAGGTCAGTTTGTAGCGTACTTCCGCGCCTGGCACGAATGGGCAGTTCACATCGGCATCAGAGCAGGTCATCAATGCTGCAAACCCTTTCTGCGGATTGGCTGCGTGGTCGTACTTCTTCGAGAAACAGTCCAAAGCACCCACTTCATCCGAATAACGAATAGTGTAGCGGGGGTTGGTGCCCACTGTTCCATCGATCTTCAAACCTGCTTGCTTGAGGGTTTCTACTGCACGCTTGGCGAAACTGGTTTCCTCCGTTCCGCCAGAAAAGCAATGCACGTTCCGAACGCCATAATTTGCTGCTGCTACAGCCGCCCAAATCTGCGCCAATTGACTTCTTCGCGAATTGTGCGTGCAGATGAAGATGAGATTCACCGTTTCCTGCTGTTTCAGTTTCTGCGAGATGTACCGCGCCACATCTTCCAATTCTTTCTTGCGAGAAGAGGAAATCGAGCTAAACTCATGCAGACAGCTCAATACATAAATGTGCACATCCTGAAAAAGTTGAATCGGCTTGGTCGTTGGTTTCGGAGTGGGAACTGCCTGTGCTTGAGCACGTTTCTGAGCTAACAAGTACTGCCGTTCAATGGAGCGCGCCTGACTTTTCGGCAACACGATCAACAGCAGAAACGGTATGATCAACACAAAGAACATGATGATGATGTACAGCACTGCAATCATGACCAAACTCGCACCGATCATGCCTTTGACCTCTTCCATGGTCATCATGCCATAGCTTTCTAAATTGAGGGTGCCGCCAGCAAGGATTCCAAGTGCAGAAAGCGCGATCAATACCAGTGGACCGACCATCAGAATGAGCATGAAACCCCAATTCACTTTCACCATGTATTTCCACATGAACCATTTTTCCGGTAACACGAGTGGGTTTTCTGATTCCTTCATCTGCGCGTGCCGCCAGAATCCCAATCCCACCGCAGGGAAAAAGAACAACCAAAGCAGAATCCGAGGTGTCTTGGGCCCGTTGGTCTGAATCAGGTAGAGAATGGTCAGCGCCAAGCCCACCAATATGTTGTAGGCAAAGTATGAAAGGAGAAACGCGGTCATGCGCTAAAGATAGTTAGCAGCAGCCACCACCCGGTGTGCAGCAGGAAGATTGAGTTGGCTGCCCGATCAAAACCTTCTGCTTTTCCTCTGGAATGCCGCACTTTTCCTTGGCCAAGCAATCCGTTTGCAGGTTGGTCAGAATGAATGCGTTGCCATCGAATTCAAGCCCGTAGGTTCCAATGGTGGAGGTTTGATATTCCACTTCCACATTCGCATCGTTCAGCCCCAATTTTTCTTCGGATAGAAGGATGATGTTCAGCAGTTTGCTGGCGGCCAATCGGTGGTCGGTATCTGAGGAAGACCACAGTTGAAAATTCACTGCCTCATCGGTACGGATGGTTCCTCCGCAGTCAATGAAGTGTCGCTTCACG
It encodes:
- a CDS encoding protein-tyrosine-phosphatase, with the translated sequence MFFVLIIPFLLLIVLPKSQARSIERQYLLAQKRAQAQAVPTPKPTTKPIQLFQDVHIYVLSCLHEFSSISSSRKKELEDVARYISQKLKQQETVNLIFICTHNSRRSQLAQIWAAVAAANYGVRNVHCFSGGTEETSFAKRAVETLKQAGLKIDGTVGTNPRYTIRYSDEVGALDCFSKKYDHAANPQKGFAALMTCSDADVNCPFVPGAEVRYKLTYEDPKLSDRTPQEAEVYEVRSRQIATEMLYLFSHVS